The Gammaproteobacteria bacterium genome contains the following window.
ATCGGCCAGATTAAACAAGTCCCACCCATGTACTCGGCCATTAAACACCAGGGCAAACCCCTGTATAAATTGGCTTACCAGGGAATTGTTGTAGAGCGGAAGCCACGCACGATCACAATTCATGCGCTTGATCTATTGGAGATCAAGGACGATCTCATTGAGGTGGAGATTCGTTGCTCCAAAGGGACATATGTTCGGACGCTTGCCGAAGATGTTGGTAGGGCATTGGGATGCGGGGGACATGTTTGTGCATTAAGGCGACTTGGTGCGGGTCCATTTGAGGCCTCTCAGATGGTCGCGCTGGATATACTAGAAGGTCTAGAGCATGAAGGACTAGAGGCGCTGGATGCCAAACTCGTTTCTATGGACAAGGCGCTTGCACACAGGCCTGCTGTTGTCTTGTCAGAGGATGGTGCCTATTACCTGCGCATGGGGCAGCCGGTGGTGGTGCCTCATGCTCC
Protein-coding sequences here:
- the truB gene encoding tRNA pseudouridine(55) synthase TruB; the encoded protein is MSRARRSSCRDVHGILLLDKPEGIGSNTALQRVKRLYNARKAGHTGSLDLLASGLLPICLGEATKLSGFLLNADKHYRATFKLGVVTSTGDANGAQIATHRVPVLNVKQLTAILKEFIGQIKQVPPMYSAIKHQGKPLYKLAYQGIVVERKPRTITIHALDLLEIKDDLIEVEIRCSKGTYVRTLAEDVGRALGCGGHVCALRRLGAGPFEASQMVALDILEGLEHEGLEALDAKLVSMDKALAHRPAVVLSEDGAYYLRMGQPVVVPHAPTEGWVRLYSHASSFLGVGEVLDDGRVAPRRLINA